CTCAAGTGGCTGGTACAGCGTCTCGATTAAGCTGGTAAGGAAATTCATAAATGTAGTCCTCAGATGTTGGTTCTTTGCACGGAATTGTACTGCAATGTCAGGGTGTCTTTCAAATATACGCTTCACAGATTGTACCTgcaaatgaaaaaatatataaaccatatCATAAAAGTTAATGGAAACTTAATGTATTCAGGTTTGagattttcttaaaaacaaagaatacaGTGTTGAGATCTAATCTTAACTTCTCTTACCTGAGAAGGATGAACATGAAACCCATTGACCTCTAACTTTCTCAGGGGAATGAAATCATCAAAGACATCTGATGTGCCGAGAACCTCAGCAACAATCATTAGCTCTCCATTTACCAAAAATCCACCGTCTTCCGCAAGGACCTCTGAGGAAATTGCATAACCACAGGAAGGAGACTGCTCATCAAAGCAAAGCTCTGACTCTGTAGCATGCCAAGATAATTTTTTCATCCAATGAGAAGATATTAAATCTAAAACCATGAATTTTGGACAAGAAACTTGGAAAACTCtgacatcaaaatcaaacatcTTGGAGCAACATCATATGACTCGATCCCAAAACAAGTCACATAACATATATTCCCATTGAAGTGAATGTATATGTGTTCTTGTACTATAATAACTTACAATGACTtgggaggaagaaaaaaaaattaaatcaaacgAGAGAACactataaaactgaaatctcaCCTTTCAATATGGATAGGTTTTCAGATAGTTGATTTACTATCTTTAAGCGAACTTTTAGAGCTTCAGAAGGCAATGATTGACAATCAGCAATGCACAGAGACAGATACAAAAACACAAGGTCACATTCAGCAAGAAGATGCCTACCGGAGAAAAACCACgaaagaaattaatatgaatCACCAGAACCgacaagaaatttttttttattgaaatatttgcaagaaaagttttttttttattgaataccATTCGAGGCCTTTCGATCACGAATGGATCAGAATAACACTTGTCAGAATTAAAGGAGAAGTTTTGAAGCACCCACACGAACTCCTTTCCAACTTGCTTCTCCATTGATGTGAATGTGATCAATGGTTCTTCCTAGCAAACAAATACGCTCTTTAGCAAACCTAAGTTCAACAATTAGAACTAGCTAGTTCCAAAATTCATATAATAAGTAATATCCGGGATAGCCGGATACGGATATCCTAGAAAAGGCCGGATATCCGGATCCGGCCCAAGCCTACCTGTGAAGGAAGAATTTGAAACGCATTGACATCCAAGCTTTCTTTTGTCTTGGTCAGCAGCATTTTGGATGCCTTTTCGGATTCCACTGATACATCTAATCCGCCAATAACAGATAAGACCTTTATTTCAGCTACAATCATGAGTTCTCCATTTACCACAAACCCGTTGTTTTCTGCGAGAAGTTCAGTAAGGGGTATCATGGATGCAAAACCCCAATTGTACCGAGGAGGAATCCCATCAAACCAATGCTTTGTTTCTGTAACATCACAAAATGGATTTGATCCCATTGCTTAATAATGTACACACCAGATTTAAGCACAACAAGAACTATGCACCACTGGATCGAACTTCAATGCAGAAATGAACCAAGTAGTGATCAACCATAAAAAGAATCACCTTCCCATACTGAGAGCTTTTTCGAAAGTTGGTTTACTACTGTAATGCGGAAATAGACTTTTCTTCTCCATTCAAACGTCAATGATTCACAATCAGCAGCAAGCCCCAGATAAAGAGACAAGTATTCGACGTCATATTGCTGGAGACAGGATGCTAGAAGTTTCCTGTCCGAAAGAAAAACCAAGTTAAGAAGAATAAGGACAACTCCGGagaatatatcaaataaacttatATCCCCCAAATcaacaggaaaagaaaaatatatatacatcattatCTTCTTACCATTTGCAGCCACCAATTACAAATGGATCAGTAAATATTTCCTCAGATTGCAAAGAGGAGACATTTTTTATCACCCAGACGACCTTCTGATTAACTTTCTTCTTCCCCATCAAAGTTCACTAAAAGGCATATTATCAACACTCTCAATAACAATTTTTAACTGTACTTATAGcactcttttttaaaaagaacagaGTCTAAAGAGGTTAAAGATTAGAGGATGAATGGTTAAAGGATTACCCTTCAAACCcgattttataaataaaagaaagcatTCAAATTAGTATTATGAAATTTGAAGGGACAAACAGGAGTGGGAATGACCTTATTGGAAGAAAACAAGtcgctttttcttttcttttgttgattccCAAGAATTACTTTTCTCTATCATTGATTCCCAAGAAGAGTTTTTATAATATCGCTTAGGAAATATGATCTAAGCTAGAGTATACTCTAGTCTCCATCTCCTCCACTCCTGCCTGTGAATCCTTCCCTGTATTTATTTTGTAGCAGAGTAAAAGCAAACCTTGAATCCCCAAAAGCAGAGAAAATGGAGTTATGGTCCAAATCCTGCAAAACTTAAATCCTCAGACGTGTACACTTTAGTTGTTCACAAGTTTTGAAATAGTTACATTTCAGGTTAATTTCACTACTCAGTCCCATTCGACAACAAGACTCAAAGAATATGAACTTGAGACTTGTTCTTAGGCattaaaagaaaacgaagagTCACCTAACAAGGCCACAATAATCCTAACAAATCAGCAAACAACATCGTTGAACGAGAGAGGAGCTCTCGCAACCAAAGCCTCCACTTTTTCCTTCTGCAGCTGAGATTCAAGATCCAAGAACAATCGCTTCAGCTTCTGCAACTGTTCCTCCATTGTTTGTATCCGGGCCCCACTACCCTGctctatctttttcttctgaGAGACCTCATCCAGCTTTGTCTTCAGCCAATCCAACATAAAGCCAGcatcaatcaaatcaacaagTGTGTCATCAGCATTGCTTAGATCATCCTCTGAGAGCTTCTCTGGTGACTGGCACAGCATCTTGATGAGGCTAAGGAGTGCACCCATGTAAGCTCTTCTGATCTGTTGGTTCTTTGGACGGAAGCCTATAGCCATGTCTGGGTGTCTTTTGAAGATATGGCTTACCGATTCAACCTGCTAGCAAGAACAAAGCGAACTATATTAGGAACAAGACtgttatatttattattcaCTTTAGATATTTCTATCTAATAACCGAAGATGAGTCCAGCTCTTACCTGGGAAGAGAAAACCCCAAACCCATTGACGTCCATCGTTTCCTTTACTGGTCGAGTCTCCGTAAGCATATTATCAGAAGTCCCAGTAACAGATGCCATGGTAAGCCCCCTACCACCATTGTCAGCTGTCTGAGAGGCATCCTCCAAGGACTTAACCTGGTCTAGGGAACTCCGGTTTCTAGCACTATCATTTGAAACAAAAGATGAAGTATCATCATCGACATCTTCTTTAGGTGCATCATCATTATCAGAGTTGGAAAACTCAGTGTCAGCTGCCACACTGGTAGAGCTTATTCCATAAATTCCCACTGAACGAGAAACATCCTCCGAAGCATTTGATTGGCTCAAAGAACTTATGTCCATCCCTCCATCATCTGAAACAGGAGATGacgcatcatcatcatcatcatctacgtGAACCCTCTACAGATGCATCATCTTCATCTGAACCCTCATCaaatgcatcatcatcatccataccCTCTTCagatgcatcatcatcatcatcaaaattcTCTTTAGATGCATACTCAGTAGCTTCCGCCACTTGGCAAGAAGAATGCCCCTGAGATTTGCTGAACGATGTGTCAGAGACTTGATTTCCTTCTTTACTGCTCAGAGGTTCAATAATCTTGACAGGTTCCTCTGGTACAACAATAGCCGGAAGAACTTGTACTTCAGCGAGGATAATGAGTCTGTAACTCACCATATATCTCTCACATGGATCAAGAAGTTTATCAAGGGGCAAGAACTCTTCAAAACCCCAACTGTGATTCTTTGCATCAAAACTATATTGCCCTCCTGTCATGTCCAGAAAAGCAGAAGGAGAAAATTTGGTCTCATCAAGTGATCTAACCATACTGCAAATGAATATAGAGACttggaaaaaaatcaaacttttcccaaaaaccataaaaatgaGATAATATGATAAACATTACAGACCACGAGGAGATCAAAGAGCTTAGATGAAACCTACTTGTGAGAAAATGTAACACGCATATCACAAAGACTCTCTTGCAATCGTCAGGAAACAAAAAGCAATGAGagtaaaagaaaacaatcaccTAATGCTTTGTTGGATCTACGCCAACCCTTATCGACAAGAGTGAGGCGCAatttcacatctcttctccatccTGATGGCAAAGAAGCAGGATCATCAAGTTCCAGATACAAGGACAAGTAACTGTTGTTACATCCCCTGGGAGAAGCAAGAAGacgcctatatatatatatatatacaaatttcaaaacaaaaacaaatcaaaatccaccacaaaagggaaaaaaaaattgttactttATTTACCAATCGCAGCCGGCGAGCTTGAAGGGGTGAGAGTAACACTTATCATCTAGCACAGTTGTTAATTTTCTCGAAACCCAAGTAAATTTCTTCTCCATTAGCTCACTCATTTGATACAATGCTGATAAAGTTATATCGCGAGAGCAACGAAATGAACACAAATTCAATAATACCCCTAACCACTGATTCGGATGCTGAAGTTCGTCGTATATCAACACATAAATCGCAATAGTGTGCTTTCAAATCGAGTCTGATAAAAAGGGTttagtggaagaagaagaagaagaagatgtctcTAGAACCGagataaaccaaaccaaaccatgtATTTCAAGCCGACTTATCGAAATTAAATCGGTTCTTGTATTTTGAGACCAAACTCTAAATCggttgttttttaaaattttccttgaAATTTGGAATTAATCGACCAATCTTTAAATctgaaccaaaataaaattcaatcaaacaaaaccgaACCACGATTTACCCACCCAAACTAAGTTCGGATTGGTAAACCATGAATACGTCGAATATTCAAAAGCCAATTAACTTCCCTCAACTACTAGCACGAACTAAGTAAGGAACACAAGAGCATGTTATTTAGTTTGTCGTCAATAACTGAGTTGAACCAATGGAGAAAATAAGATATCAGAACACCAAAAATGCCTAAAACAACTCAAGCCATCAAACAAGATCATCGAAAGACAGAGCACTTCTAGTGGACTTCAACTCTTTTTTCTCCTTGTCCGCAAGAGCATCCAGTTCTGCCCActtcttctccagattcatTAGATTTTCCTCTATTTCATGGAGCCTAGCCAAACCAGACTGCTCTTCCTCCTTCTTTTCCTTTAGTTGGTccagcttcttctccaaccaGTCCACCTTAAACCCTGCATCTCTCAAGTATGTCAACGCAATGTCTGACTCGACAAGATCTTCATTTGAGAGCTCCTCGAGTGACTGGCACATCGTCTCGATTAGGCTAAGCAGGAAGTTCATGCACGCGTTCCTCAGATGCTGGTTCTTTGCACGAAACTCTACAGCAATGTCTGGGTGTCTTTCGAATATACGTCTCACAGATTCCACCTGCGAATGAAACACACAtgcacaaaacatatatatatgagaaagagAGCAATCTTTGGGGATTCGGAAACagacaaaaacatatactttCTACCTTAAATTacaaagaatacaacaataGAAGATGTATCACGTTCTTACCTTGGAAGAAACAACCTCAAAACCATTGATGTCCATTGTTTCCTTCCCTGGTTGAATCTCCATGAGTATATTATCACAAGTCTCGGTAACAACAGGTGCCAAGGTTTTAGGACCCCTAACACTAGTTTCCATTGTCTGAGACAACATTTGGTATATAGTACTTGCGACGTTTCTAGCACTATCATTCAAAACGAGAGATGAAGCCTGATCACTATCAACATCTTCGTTAAATGCATCATCAACTTCACCGTTGGAAACCTGATCAGTCTCAGCCACGGCCACCACAGTATTACAACCATGATTTTCTTCCTTAAGAGAGAGATCCTCTAAGGCATTCAATTGGTTCAAAGGACTAATGCCACTACCTCCAACATCATCATTAACAACAGGAGATGAAGCATCATCATCTTTATCCTCTTgggattcatcatcatctttatccTCTTGggatgcatcatcatcatcatctccatcctCTTGggatgcatcatcatcatccgaaCTCTCTTGAGAtgcgtcgtcatcatcatcatcatccgaaCTCTCTTCAGAtgcgtcatcatcatcatcataagaaTCATCATCTGAACTCTCTTCGGATCCGTTAGGAACATAATATTCATCAGTACCATCTTCGGAGGCgtcatcatcattattatctAACTTGTCTTGAGATGCTGCAGCATTATCAGTAGTTTCTTGCGCCGCCACTTGATCATGACAAGGAGAGTCCCCCTTGACAGAAGCTTCTTTGGAACTCAGAGACGATGCAATCACAACTTTCTTCAAAGGTTCGCTATTTAGTGGTACAACAACATAGACTGGTAGAACGTCTACTTCAGCGACGATAGTGAGCCTGTCATTCACCAAAAACCCTTCCCATTTATTACGAAGTTGGTCAAGGTGCATGAACTCTTCAAAACCACTGATATAAACCTTTGCATCGAGAAAGCATTGCTCTCCTGTCATTATTTCCAAGAAAACAGAATTATTTAGAGAGATTCTACTATATACATAAAACTGAgatcatatatatgatgataaGGATCACGAGGCAGCATTCATAGTTTTGAGaaatcaaaaagataattagAAGGAATCATCAGGCATATATAGCAGAAACACATTATAAGATTACCTAATACTTTGTTACATTGAGGGTTAACATTGACAAGAGTGATGCGATACTTGACTTCTCTTCTCCATCCTTGTGGCAAAGATCCAGGCGCAAGATAAAGATACACGGAAAAGTATCCATAAGAACGATCATTCATAACTCCTCTTGGGTAAGCAAGAAGACGCCTGTTCCAAAGCaaagtcacacacacacatatcttagaatcaaaaaataattccacacaaaaaaataaaatatcgttttctcggttttaccaATTGCAGCCGACGACCGTGAAGGGGGGAGAGTAGCGGTACTCTTCATCTAGCAAAGATGAGaatttttccaaattccaagTGAATGTCTCTTGCATCTTCGAACCTGATAGCATCATCAAAAAGTTATCGCCAGAGCAAGAAAAAGtaatagaaaccctaattccctCCCAAGTATAATGTTGCTTACAAATCCAGTTGTGGTATAGGGTTTGCTAATTAAGGACATAAAATATTGAAAGCTTTCACcattccatatatatatgagtctcGAGATCAACCAAACCATATCTTAATGGGCCCTATTTTGACTCAAACCGAAATTAGTCGGGTTCaggtttttttctctctctcttttctcacaaTATTGTAATcgaaccaaaattatattgaatCAAACTAAACCGCACTACGatctaatcaaaataaaataagttcGTTATAGTAACTGAACCAAACTTGATGTTTAATCAATTAATCAAAAGTGTATATTTTAGCGTTTAGCTTCAAAGCTTTAAAGCCCTCCGATCCCTCCAATGTGAATAAACAGTTGTCTACGTTAGAAGCAAGATACGTGTCGCTGACATGTGATGTGTCGATCCAAAATCCATCATACACATCTGTTAACACTCTCCATCTACCACCTACTCAGTATTCATATACTAGCATTTCGTACATAAGATATGATAAGTTATATGTACATGCATATCAAAAGTGTAGTTGGCTAAACCCgaataagaaaccaaaaaatacttacagaagaaaacaaaaaatggagaCTTACGTTGATGCGAGTGGTGTAGACGAGACTGCAGCTGAGACAGCGGTTGAAAAGCACAAGAAAAAGTTGAAAGTGATGGTTGCGATTGATGAAAGCAAGAACAGCTTCGATGCGTTGCAATGGGTAGTGGAACATCTCAGAGATGTTATTAGCGCCGAACCGGAAACTGGTCAAGAAGGCGGTTTACTTACGTTGGTTCATGTTCATCCAACGTACCTTCAATATATCTACCCTTCTGGTGGAACTGGTGAAGATTCAacgcttctctctttttccttatcttttcGTTTATTCTCTATGCCTATAATAGATGggaaattattatatacaatattgAGAGATTTTGAAAATTCTTAGCTTCGGCGGTGTATGCCACAGATTCAGTGCCCGAACAAGTGAGAAAAGCAAGAGAAGAGAGTACGACCAACTTATTCACACGGGCGTTGGAGATATGCAGAGGCAAAATGGTGCGCTATGTGTATACACATGTGTGAAAATCGTCCTAGAATTGTCTTCTATCTCgcatttgagtttttttgtgtatatatatatatgctgtaGGTAAAGACAGAGACTATGATATTGGAAGGAGATCCTAAGGAGATGATATGCCAAGCTGTCGAGCAAACCCACGTTGATCTCCTTGTGGTTGGTAGCCGTGGACTCGGCATGATCAAAAGGTTACTTCCATTTTGGTCTTAAggtctaaacaaaacaaaacaaaaaaaaaaacatttcaggGTGTGACTACTCACCAATTTGTGGTGTTTGGGATATACAGGGCGTTTTTAGGGAGTGTAAGTGACTACTGTGCCCAACATGCGAAATGTCCAATTCTCATTGTGCGACCGCCTAGAGAGACTTCAACTAGCAGCACGAAGGAACACAAGATCAAATGAGGAAGGAAACCATGTTATGATCACTTCTATTTCATATCGTTTGTACCTCGTCGTAGAGAACACAAAAAGTGTGCCAATGAACAATAATCGAACTTAATACGGTGTACTTTGGTTCTTGGAAACGTTTTCTGAAAATAGGTAAGAAATttgcaataaaaaaagaaagaaataaaccaACTCTCTGTGTGTATAGATTCTAAACCGGCTAACCAGTTTAATCGTCTGGTTAAAGAAGCAACCTCCTTAAATATACGAAAACAGACGCTATACAGTTTCTAAATGCAAGTAAAAGACGGACTGAGAAACAAACGTTTACAAATACACGCAGGTCTACTACTTTGCAAGTTGGTTTTGTTAAGCCTGCAAGTTAGATCACAATGACTTCTTTGTTAGTAGTGACCAAACTAGAAAGGTATTATTAAAACATAGAATTCTCGTTCGTGCATGATTATACCTGTTGGCTCATTAGGATCTCCACTGCTACAGTGAGATCATCGTCGGCAGCAGCAAGCGCCACTTCCACTTGTGTCTGAAGCAAACCCAGAGACTCTTAAGACATCTTTTCACTATTGTTTTTTGTTAAGGTTGGTATGAATCAGGAAACGTACCCTATCGAAGCCCATGGCGACGAGTTTCTGGATTTGTTCTTCTGGAGCAGCAACACGTCCCTGTGCCTTAACAGCTCAATGAGAGAAAAGCCTCTAGAAGCCTTACAAGGCAAAATATCTAAGAGAAGCAACTAACCTGGGATTGGGGCAGGACTGCTGTATTAGCTACTGGCACCTGTCTGCACACACAGTGAGGTAAGAGGTTGAGGTTGAAAGAAGGTGCATATAAAGCTGATTATGTAGACATTAATACCTTGGCTCTGCCGTGGTGGTGACAGTTGCATCAGAAAGGCGATCTGGGGAGCTGCTATCTTCCAGCAGTCTAGCGTGAAGGTTTGGGTCTGTTTCTCCAGTTGGAGCAGTTGGATCACGGGCAGTGCTAAGAGTTCTACCTCTTCCCGGAAATCTACTGTCCTCAGAAGACTGCATGTAAAGTAGTATGGTTTATTGTGAACACATCCactaagaaaaggaaaagaaactgaGAAGATTAGCATGGACCATACCTGATTCGATGCTTCCCTCTGTGGCAACCATGAAGACAAGGATCTCCAAGCATTTCCTGTAGAGAAGCCACTGTTCGAGGAATATGTCATTTGGATGTTATCTAGGAAAATAGTTCAGTCTTTGATATGTTCTTAGGAAATCACACCTGGATGTTGTGTTTTGTACAGAGTAAGTGGGAATGTAGCTGGAAGGATTCCCACCAGTACACATGATGAACTTGGGCCGCCTTATAAAGCTAGACTGGAAAAGGACATAGAATCTGGATGAGCTATGATTAAGGCAGAGAGAAATATGTCTATTGCACCACTCACAGCCTCATATCAAAATATAGCAAAACTAGTAAGTGGTTGACTATTATCTTTGTAGTAAGTAGCCGAACATAAAGCATTACAACTTTTGGATCTTGATGGCTTCTCAATTAACAGAGGAAAGGAAATATCAAGAAATACTTACCATCCAGGAGGCTGACTCAATGGTGGTAAAAAATGAAGAGCCAGGCATCAAGAAATTGAAGAGGCCATATGAATCTGAAATCCAAAGCGACTAACAAATTAGCTGGCTATGAAGTTGCAGGTTTAGAAAGCAGATGGCAATGAGACAGGTCAAAAGTCATACATGAAAATCCAGACAGGATGCCGCATAAGTGCCCAAGCAGTGAAACATTTGTCATGAGAAGCTGGAATACTACTAATAAGATCCACGGATACCTACGCATAGATGATACAAATTTTTACATCATATGAGCAACAAGAAAGGCAGGTGG
The sequence above is drawn from the Camelina sativa cultivar DH55 chromosome 4, Cs, whole genome shotgun sequence genome and encodes:
- the LOC104781752 gene encoding MATH domain and coiled-coil domain-containing protein At3g58340-like; protein product: MGKKKVNQKVVWVIKNVSSLQSEEIFTDPFVIGGCKWKLLASCLQQYDVEYLSLYLGLAADCESLTFEWRRKVYFRITVVNQLSKKLSVWEETKHWFDGIPPRYNWGFASMIPLTELLAENNGFVVNGELMIVAEIKVLSVIGGLDVSVESEKASKMLLTKTKESLDVNAFQILPSQEEPLITFTSMEKQVGKEFVWVLQNFSFNSDKCYSDPFVIERPRMLSWFFSGRHLLAECDLVFLYLSLCIADCQSLPSEALKVRLKIVNQLSENLSILKESELCFDEQSPSCGYAISSEVLAEDGGFLVNGELMIVAEVLGTSDVFDDFIPLRKLEVNGFHVHPSQVQSVKRIFERHPDIAVQFRAKNQHLRTTFMNFLTSLIETLYQPLEELSNEDLVEADIALTYLKDVGFKVDWLEGKLNKVKEKKEKERSCEARVKELEVQLHDLNLKFEMEKAELSATRTPLSFDDVV
- the LOC104781753 gene encoding MATH domain and coiled-coil domain-containing protein At3g58440-like isoform X1, giving the protein MDISSLSQSNASEDVSRSVGIYGISSTSVAADTEFSNSDNDDAPKEDVDDDTSSFVSNDSARNRSSLDQVKSLEDASQTADNGGRGLTMASVTGTSDNMLTETRPVKETMDVNGFGVFSSQVESVSHIFKRHPDMAIGFRPKNQQIRRAYMGALLSLIKMLCQSPEKLSEDDLSNADDTLVDLIDAGFMLDWLKTKLDEVSQKKKIEQGSGARIQTMEEQLQKLKRLFLDLESQLQKEKVEALVARAPLSFNDVVC
- the LOC104781753 gene encoding MATH domain and coiled-coil domain-containing protein At3g58270-like isoform X2, which gives rise to MISVTLTPSSSPAAIGWRRDVKLRLTLVDKGWRRSNKALGGQYSFDAKNHSWGFEEFLPLDKLLDPCERYMVSYRLIILAEVQVLPAIVVPEEPVKIIEPLSSKEGNQVSDTSFSKSQGHSSCQVAEATEYASKENFDDDDDASEEGMDDDDAFDEGSDEDDASVEGSRR
- the LOC104781754 gene encoding MATH domain and coiled-coil domain-containing protein At3g58440-like, with translation MQETFTWNLEKFSSLLDEEYRYSPPFTVVGCNWRLLAYPRGVMNDRSYGYFSVYLYLAPGSLPQGWRREVKYRITLVNVNPQCNKVLGEQCFLDAKVYISGFEEFMHLDQLRNKWEGFLVNDRLTIVAEVDVLPVYVVVPLNSEPLKKVVIASSLKSSDDDDDDDASQESSDDDDASQEDGDDDDDASQDISPLNQLNALEDLSLKEENHGCNTVVAVAETDQVSNGEVDDAFNEDVDSDQASSLVLNDSARNVASTIYQMLSQTMETSVRGPKTLAPVVTETCDNILMEIQPGKETMDINGFEVVSSKVESVRRIFERHPDIAVEFRAKNQHLRNACMNFLLSLIETMCQSLEELSNEDLVESDIALTYLRDAGFKVDWLEKKLDQLKEKKEEEQSGLARLHEIEENLMNLEKKWAELDALADKEKKELKSTRSALSFDDLV
- the LOC104781757 gene encoding uncharacterized protein LOC104781757 isoform X2 — its product is METYVDASGVDETAAETAVEKHKKKLKVMVAIDESKNSFDALQWVVEHLRDVISAEPETGQEGGLLTLVHVHPTYLQYIYPSGGTDSVPEQVRKAREESTTNLFTRALEICRGKMVKTETMILEGDPKEMICQAVEQTHVDLLVVGSRGLGMIKRAFLGSVSDYCAQHAKCPILIVRPPRETSTSSTKEHKIK
- the LOC104781757 gene encoding uncharacterized protein LOC104781757 isoform X1, which produces METYVDASGVDETAAETAVEKHKKKLKVMVAIDESKNSFDALQWVVEHLRDVISAEPETGQEGGLLTLVHVHPTYLQYIYPSGGTASAVYATDSVPEQVRKAREESTTNLFTRALEICRGKMVKTETMILEGDPKEMICQAVEQTHVDLLVVGSRGLGMIKRAFLGSVSDYCAQHAKCPILIVRPPRETSTSSTKEHKIK
- the LOC104781755 gene encoding rhomboid-like protein 15 isoform X2 — translated: MRPNIVTEAGVQTRVNQWWNAIPFLTSSVVVVCGIIYLICLLTGYDSFYEVCFLPSAIISRFQVYRFYTAIIFHGSLLHVLFNMMALVPMGSELERIMGSVRLLYLTFLLATTNAILHLLIASLAGYNPFYQYDHIMNECAIGFSGILFSMIVIETSLSGVTSRSVFGLFNVPAKLYPWILLVVFQLLMTNVSLLGHLCGILSGFSYSYGLFNFLMPGSSFFTTIESASWMSSFIRRPKFIMCTGGNPSSYIPTYSVQNTTSSGFSTGNAWRSLSSWLPQREASNQSSEDSRFPGRGRTLSTARDPTAPTGETDPNLHARLLEDSSSPDRLSDATVTTTAEPRQVPVANTAVLPQSQAQGRVAAPEEQIQKLVAMGFDRTQVEVALAAADDDLTVAVEILMSQQA
- the LOC104781755 gene encoding rhomboid-like protein 15 isoform X3 — translated: MRPNIVTEAGVQTRVNQWWNAIPFLTSSVVVVCGIIYLICLLTGYDSFYEVCFLPSAIISRFQVYRFYTAIIFHGSLLHVLFNMMALVPMGSELERIMGSVRLLYLTFLLATTNAILHLLIASLAGYNPFYQYDHIMNECAIGFSGILFSMIVIETSLSGVTSRSVFGLFNVPAKLYPWILLVVFQLLMTNVSLLGHLCGILSGFSYSYGLFNFLMPGSSFFTTIESASWMSSFIRRPKFIMCTGGNPSSYIPTYSVQNTTSSGFSTGNAWRSLSSWLPQREASNQSSEDSRFPGRGRTLSTARDPTAPTGETDPNLHARLLEDSSSPDRLSDATVTTTAEPRQVPVANTAVLPQSQGRVAAPEEQIQKLVAMGFDRTQVEVALAAADDDLTVAVEILMSQQA